In Candidatus Krumholzibacteriia bacterium, the genomic window GCGCCCGGCCTTGCCGGGCCAGACGCTCGCGCAGGGCCTGGTCGCGGCAGAGCGCGAGCAGGGCGCGGCGGAAGAAGAAGGGATGGCGCAGTCGGACGACCAGAGCGGTTTCGCCGTGCACCGCCAGGTCCCCGGTGCCGGCGCGGGTGCAGACCACGGGCACGCCGCTCGCCATGGCCTCCGCCACCGTGTTGTTCCAACCGGCGCGACGTTCCGCCGAGAGGAAGAGGTCGCAGCTCGCGTACAAACGCGCCAGCTCTTCTTGCGTTTGGTTCCAGTGGAATTCGTGGGGAACGGGAAATTGCAGCTGCGACGCCGGACTCTCCCCGCCTCCCGGCACGGCATGATCGAAGAGCA contains:
- a CDS encoding glycosyltransferase family 4 protein — translated: ANSSGLGQRLWRRYRVHAEPAIGGVDIRRFQPRQAPRAAPEPFRILVFGRWARAGKGADLAVRAVEGLATALRHRAPAWAGTLAHPVQLVLFDHAVPGGGESPASQLQFPVPHEFHWNQTQEELARLYASCDLFLSAERRAGWNNTVAEAMASGVPVVCTRAGTGDLAVHGETALVVRLRHPFFFRRALLALCRDQALRERLARQGRAQAERYSWEHVADRIEAVSRARLASAGA